The DNA region GTGCCTCGTCAACTAAAACAGGGATATTGGCGTGATGAGCAATGTCCACGATTCGTTTTAAATCAGCAGACACACCAAAATACGTTGGGTTGATGACGAGCACACCTTTCGCATCAGGGTGTGCGTGTAGGGCTTTCTCAACTGAATCAGGCGTAATGCCGTGAGAAATTCCAAGTGATTCATCAAGTTCTGGGTGGACGAATATCGGAGTCGCACCAGAGAAGATAATTGCTGACGTGACTGATTTATGAACATTCCTCGGCACAATCAGCTTGTCGCCAGGTCCACAGACAGCCATAATCATGGCCATAATGGCCCCACTAGTTCCTTGTATAGAGAAGTAGGTATAGTCAGCTCCAAACGCTTCTGCTGCTAGTTCTTGTGCTTCTTGAATCATACCGTGTGGATGATGAAGGTCATCGAGTGGACTGATGTTGATTAAATCTATGGCTAAGGCGTCCGAACCGATTAATTCTCGAAATTCAGGGTCCATTCCTTTTCCGGTTTTATGCCCTGGGATATGAAATTGATAAGGCTTTCTGTTCGCATGCTTCTTCAACCCGGTTAATAGCGGGGTTCGTTGTTGAGACAAATTTCAACACCTCTTACATAATGTCTTAAAGCATTTGAATTATAGCAGAGTGCGTAGGGAATTACTAGCTTCTTACAGAATGATTGTACAGAAGGAATTTTAGGATGGAGGGGAACTGATGCGTGTACAGACGAGAGTTACGGAACTATTAGGGATTGAATATCCAATCCTTCAAGGGGGATTAGCTCATCTGGCTTACTCTGAACTAGCTTCTGCTGTCAGTAATGCAGGAGGATTAGGGCAAATTACAGCGATGAGCTTAGAAGAACCGAAACGATTACGAGAAGAGATTCTAGCGTTACAGAAGAAGACGACGAAACCGTTTGGTGTGAATTTCGCTATTGGTCAGCATGGGAGGCGTTATGAGGAGTTTTTAGAAGTCGCTTTAGAAGAACAAGTTCCGGTATTAACGATAACAGGCGGCAATCCAAAACCCCTTCTACAAGCCGTGGAAGGTAAGGGGATTGTCACGCTTGTGTTAGTAGCTTCTGTACGACAAGCAATCAAGGCGGAGGAGCTAGGTGCGGATGCGGTCATGGTCGTTGGGCATGAGGGGGGAGGTCACCTTGGCAGAGATGATGTGGGGACGATGGTCCTTACGCCTTCAGTGGTTGATAGAGTGGATATCCCTGTAATCGCATCTGGTGGGATATCAGATGGAAGGGGGTTCATGGCAGCTCTTGCCCTTGGCGCGGAGGGGATTGAAATGGGGACGAGGTTTATTGCGACTAAGGAATGTGTACACGCCCACGAGCGCTATAAACAAGATTTACTTGCTAGTGATAGCACATCAACGACGGTTATTAAACGAAGCCTAGGTACTCCAGCAAGAGCATTGAGCAACACATGGACAGAACGCATCTTACAGCTTGAAAAAGACGAACCTGGTTTCTCTGTGTTACAATCGTATATCGATGGACAAGCGAACAAACGCTATATTTATGATGGAGATGAGCAGAATGGGTTTGGCTGGGCTGGCCAAGTTGCAGGGCGGATCCATGATGTGCCCTCGGTCCAGATGCTTTTCTCACGTATCATTGAAGAAGCCTCATCCATTAGAGAGAAATGGGGCATGTAGGGAGGACGTTTTATAATGAGTGAACAGTACAATTATCCAATTGATGTTGAACATTGGTCTACAGAAGAAGTTATTGATGTGATTAA from Pontibacillus halophilus JSM 076056 = DSM 19796 includes:
- a CDS encoding NAD(P)H-dependent flavin oxidoreductase, whose protein sequence is MRVQTRVTELLGIEYPILQGGLAHLAYSELASAVSNAGGLGQITAMSLEEPKRLREEILALQKKTTKPFGVNFAIGQHGRRYEEFLEVALEEQVPVLTITGGNPKPLLQAVEGKGIVTLVLVASVRQAIKAEELGADAVMVVGHEGGGHLGRDDVGTMVLTPSVVDRVDIPVIASGGISDGRGFMAALALGAEGIEMGTRFIATKECVHAHERYKQDLLASDSTSTTVIKRSLGTPARALSNTWTERILQLEKDEPGFSVLQSYIDGQANKRYIYDGDEQNGFGWAGQVAGRIHDVPSVQMLFSRIIEEASSIREKWGM